The following coding sequences lie in one Cydia strobilella chromosome 16, ilCydStro3.1, whole genome shotgun sequence genomic window:
- the LOC134748143 gene encoding probable cardiolipin synthase (CMP-forming), translating to MRLIARSTFLRQISTLYCKTSSNRRRECNVFVREQRPILTISSLKLLPLGCAYYSDEKKNLLQLEKKAEVLKDAFEKKKEQLKDTEHRIRQRGEELVRDIRHQKELTGQKLREKREHLVKDILETKAKVRERFEEAVEKDRMFTIPNFLCVTRMAISPYLGYVILQDNYHLALGLLTFAGVTDLLDGWIARTWESQSSRMGSFLDPLADKILVATLFVTLTWQNLIPLSLTVLIVGRDVALVVAAFVIRYVSLPPPRTLSRYFDVTHPTAQLAPTFISKVNTAIQLLLVGTTLASPVFGYVDHPALHALCGVTAASTVVSAVSYLVSKDTYKILKKNK from the exons ATGCGGTTAATAGCGCGATCTACTTTTTTGAGACAAATATCAACTCTATACTGCAAAACAAGTAGCAATAGAAGGCGAGAATGCAATGTATTTGTAAGAGAGCAGAGGCCTATCCTCACGATAAGCTCCTTAAAGCTTCTGCCGCTGGGTTGTGCATATTACTCGGACGAAAAGAAGAACTTGCTTCAGTTGGAAAAGAAAGCTGAGGTACTGAAGGATGCATTCGAAAAGAAGAAAGAACAGTTAAAGGACACAGAACACAGGATAAGACAGCGGGGTGAAGAGCTGGTGCGTGATATCAGACATCAGAAGGAGCTAACTGGGCAGAAGCTGCGGGAGAAGAGGGAGCATTTAGTGAAGGATATTCTTGAAACAAAAGCCAAAGTCAGGGAAAGATTTGAGGAAGCTGTTGAG AAAGATAGAATGTTCACAATACCCAATTTCCTGTGTGTCACCAGGATGGCAATTTCCCCGTACTTGGGGTACGTAATTCTACAAGACAATTATCACTTGGCTCTGGGTTTATTGACCTTTGCTGGAGTTACAGACCTG CTGGATGGTTGGATCGCAAGAACATGGGAGAGCCAGTCCTCCCGCATGGGCTCCTTCCTTGACCCGCTGGCAGACAAGATTCTTGTTGCAACACTGTTTGTCACACTCACCTGGCAGAACCTCATACCTCTGTCTCTGACGGTGCTGATTGTGGGAAGAGATGTGGCCTTGGTTGTGGCTGCATTTGTTATCAGATATGTCAGCTTGCCACCCCCA agaaCACTAAGTAGGTATTTCGACGTGACACATCCCACTGCTCAGCTTGCTCCCACATTCATCAGCAAAGTCAACACTGCCATTCAGTTACTATTg GTGGGCACAACCCTAGCGTCCCCCGTGTTCGGGTACGTAGACCACCCCGCGCTGCACGCTCTGTGCGGCGTCACGGCCGCCTCCACCGTGGTATCGGCCGTCAGTTATCTAGTCAGTAAGGACACATACAAAATCTTGAAGAAAAACAAGTGA